GATGAGGACTGAACATTTTAGACCTCgatgacaaaaacattcatttacatgaACATGTACATGCTGTGACCACAGGATAAGGCACTTGCCTCCATATACACCTTTTCATGACTTCACCTGTCCCCATCTCAGTTCTGCCATCGCCTCCCTCTCCAATTTCCAAGCAGTGCCAAGCCAGAATCTCTAAGTGAGTCGTCTGAGCTCGCACACACTCCATCCCAACAGGAAAGGAGCAACTTTGCACTCCGCCTGATCTTTCGCAATCGGTCTGCCGCAGCCAGCGCGGCCAGAAAGCCGGACCCAGATCCACCCATTGGTAGCTTAATCCACAAGTGGCTGAGCGCACTAACCAGTCTCTGACTGAACTGGCAACATGAGAAGGCAGAGAGCCGAGGTCCAGGTCCGCAGCTTCCCTCTCCAGCTTCTGCCGATGGTTTGCTGCAGCCTCTCTCAGCTGTGGAGCAGCACTCAGGTTAACATTCTCTCTGGGAGGGGTGTAGTTGGGTAACTTGGCAGGCAGTGAGTGACCACGCAACAAAGGTTGACCATCACCGTGACCCCAAGAGGCTTCAGACGGCCGCTCTATGGACATCCAAAACAGGTCAAAAGAGGATCCCAGAAGACGCAGGAGGCGAGAAGGGCGGCGATGTCTGGGTTTGGGCATGTAGTGGTAGTCTTCAGCATTTGTCAGCAGGGTGTATGGGCGGATTGGCTGCGAGTAGGACAGTAGACTGGCTCTCAGCTGAAGAAATGGCGAATCCAAGCCTGTGTCCTCCTTGCCTTGAACAACACTCACATTTAGAAGCTGGGTCTGGGTTGTAATGTTAGAAGTAAATGCTGCAGATCcacacagaaggacagacacagaaatccagcagagagagactccACAGTTGAACGGTCTAGGCATTGTCTGAGGTGTGGATGGTAGAACGGAGGAGTGAGAAACTGCTCCTCTTGTCTTCCTTTTCACCCGTTCAGTTGTGGGTTCTCCTCTGGGTGCTTCAGGGACTCCGTGTACCTAACGCCAGACATCCTTGAGCTCTTAATCaataacatactgtaattaGTGCCTtatcacacaaacagcagcatattATTGAGTATGGCCAGAGCACACCTGAGCTCCCACTTCTTATTCAAGGCTCTGATGTTTTGGCTAACTTCAATGCAAACACACGGGACAAATCTGAGAAGCTTTAGTTTGGCTTCATGTGTTGACCACAATTTACCAGATTTACTCAAATTTTAACCCATTCCTACGTGTGCTGAATTCAAGTAAAGACAGTAATTGAGCACCACCAAGGAGACATTGGTATGAGGTAGTTCTACATGTTTCCCAGAATTCAATAATTTGACCTCGATTTGGTGGAGCTGCGTCAGCGACCTCGGACACAAGATCTTCAAAAATAACAGCTCTCTCACATAAAGACTGCACTTAGATCAGTCAGAAAGCGGGCTTCAAGGGAAAATTCCCCTCATGGCAGCTTAGATAATGACATAGCAGAAAAGGACAGATGCAACATGTTTGCAGGACAGTGTCCCATTTATTCTCATCCACACAAAATCAGTTGTCTGGGTCAAAGGCACACAATGGCGTAATATCAAATATATCTTCAACATTGTACTGAGCTGTAAACACTTGTTCGAATTGAAGTTTTTGTTTACATCAACATtataatgacacatttcataAATACAGTCACATAAAGTTACATAACGataataaacagcagaattAACTACAAAATACTGCATTTATGCAATGAGTTGATTAGGCAGCAGTTCTGTAGTGTCAGATCTTATTGTGTGTGCTTTCAGAGAAAATCTGACTTGGCACAGCATGTGACAGATTGCAGGTATATTTCAATGTGATGGTGTGTATATATTGACCTTAACATCCACCCACTTCTCTTGTTTGTCCCCAAACTCAAAGTGAAAAAAGCTGGTCATGTGATCTGTCCTGTTGCCGGGTAGATTGTGCCGGCTGTCTGGATGTGGAGGATGGCACGCTGCGGATTGCCTGGGTGCCGTGGTCTGCCTCTTTCGCCCGATCTTCCAGAAACTTATCAAAGTCTGAAGGGGAGAGTTATAGTTGGAGGACGTGTGGACACGTGAACACACAGGAAGTAAGCCTTATTAtgaaacattgtttttacactAAAATGGCAGCAACCAGTAGAGAGCAAAACACACCTTCACTGGACACTCCTTCACTAACTGAAGACTGGTCTTCCTGCATTtccaaacacaataaaacacaaagacatcatGTTGTACTTTATCACACATCACATTGTTTATATCTAAAAAGAAGAGTATATGGAATGACATGTTTTCTCTTACCGTATCACAAGATAACCACTTGTCAATATCGTTACGCAGAGCATTTTTCGCTGGTGGCACCTACGAGGAAAAGTAATCAAGAGAGGGATAAGGTGACTGTGTTTTAACTGTATTTACACAATTAGCACTACACTTTGTACTACTATTTCACAggaaatttgtttgtttgtttgaaaccaTTTCTCTGTTATGGTGGTATACACACCCCTCCTGTGACCTGCAACCTCGTATCCAGAGCTCCAGCAAGGCCCTCCACGGCTCCTGGGTCCTCATACCTGACACTGGGGAAGGGTTGTCATGTAAAGCTGTGATGTAATGTAGGCTATATGAAATCCAGCTTTAACAGACCATACAGAGACATAGTTGTGCGCAAGAACTGATCACTATGGATTATCAATCGTAACAGTGATGTAGAGGGACGAGCAGCTGTCCATTCTTTTAAAGATCAAACCGTGGACGTTGCAATTATGCAAATCATACACTGTAACTATTAGGCAAAGGGGTGCCCCAGACTGGCTGTCTTTTACTTCTTATTGAGAAAGGACCTTTTCGTTTGTGATGCAGTTGCAAAATCCAAATTGCCAACTGATATATGTAATGTTAATCGAGTTACAGCTTGCCCTAAGGCTACTACGGCAGGCTACAGTCACGACAAGAGATGAAGCATTTTCATCACTTATAGCCAGTACTGCACGACACAACGCATGTAGTGACAGCATGTATCATGATAtgatgtgtgtctctctgtcaccaGTTAGCACCACTAACCTTTTCCTCTGCTCAGCCAGGGAGCTGCTTCTCGTTTGGGCAAACATGtcaaactcctcctcctcctcctctgcaagACAGAGGGTTAACTTATGAAGTCACAACTGAATGAAAAGCAACTTCTTCCATCTTGGTATCTAAATTCATGTAGCACcacatatttaataataaagcCACAATCATGAATAAAATACTATATTTTTGTcccaaaatgtcattatttgttatttatggAAAGAGCAAGACTTTAGTTTCAAGAACATTATACGTATGGATTACATATGGATTTGGTGTTGCAGTGCACATACGAAGCAGAAGTTATACAAAGTCTACTCACTGTGGTTGGGCGATTGTCGTTGATTGGCCCAGGTGCTGACTGCTGGTTGGCTGGTTGCGGCGATGACAGCAGGTTGGCTGAGAGTTGAAGGCTCAGGGCTGAGGTCGATGAGGCTCGGGCTTGTGGCAGAGCTCTGCTAGAATGAGGACACAACAGAGTGGCACCTCGTGTCTGAGTGTATTCTTATAGcagaaatgaagaggaaaagccTTTACACCCCACAGTTTTCTGACGCATACAGTACTGCATTaattatttcaaacaaaagagagagtCAAGATCTTTCTTACCGTTTGAGTAATTGTAATCTGTGCCTTGTTCAGTCTGTCAAacctaaaacacaacaacaatacaatGAGTAATGAAATTAGCCTCAAGTAAGAAACACACCACTCTTAAAAACTAACATTTTCTCATAAATATaatccaaaacacaaagctggGCTGCAGCACACCTCTCATAGCGGATGAAGGCGTTGTTGAGGTCATCGTTGACCACGAGCAGCTCCTCAATAAATCCTTCGTCCAGCAGCTGGGGGATGAGCTCCACCACTCGAGTCTGCATGCTCTTACACACTGAGTACAGCTGCTGCttggacagaggaggagagagggattatattatataataatcaaatgtaatttacttCTCTGTTGTGCCCAATTTTCTTCATCCAGCTTCATCTACTTTTACACCAATCACTggtttcctacatttcccagaattctTTGACATCAACAACATGATAGTGATGATACATTTCCCTACTTTTCACTCGCCAAGTACGACCAGAAAAGACTGCTGTGGACaattctgacacacacacacacacacacacacacacctgtagcaGCTCTGTGTCATCTTGCTGGGTGTGTCCAGGTATTAactcattcagcatttctgaCATCACAGTGAGATTTCCCTTCACCAGTGCCAGCTCACTTCGCAGCTTCTGTTCCTGGAGAAGAAATAATTGTTTGaaatttttagtttttgaagtttattttattgtcattttgttgCTGACTGCTAATGTTAGAGTGAAGTGAAGGTGACATGGACCAATATGAGCAGCCACAGCTACATAGAAACAGCCTGTGACTCCTGCAATACAGTTATATTTTAGTAATTAGCAGGAACAAgtggaactaataacattaacgatgccACTGCTCCAGCAATTAacaatgttattagttacacctgtactttgcaagtcaaaatgtcacctCTGACCAGGGTCTGTTCAACTTCAGTTTCACTCCACATTTTTACCCCGGTCATGTGTGCCCTGAAATGGCTCACTgcccagtttgggaaccacaGACCTGATTAAAGTTACTGATAGGTGTAATTAGGATTTTTGACACTGAAAATCAAAAGGTTCTTTaatgttaaagtgaaaacaaattgaTCTTGAGTCTATAAATATcactaataataaataatacaagtCTATAACAGTCTCTATGTAGTCACTGACTAACAGGTGTCCTTAGGCAGTGGTACCTGTTCTCCAGAGAGGGAGGCTGGGCCCTCACTGGGCTGGACTGGTGGTGAAGTATTCGGAGTGGGAACACTGGAAGGTGCTTGTGACTGATGTGAGGGAGCGACGACAGGGGTCGTCTCAGGAGTCCCGTTTTCCGGGATACTCTGCAAGATGAAGGCAGCAGGGAAATTTGTCAGAGTGGTACAGAGATATCTATACATGCATTTGATCTGGTGTGTTATTTTCACTTTGCAGACAGTCTCACCCTATTTGGCGTGTGGATGGGGGACAGAGCATCCAGGTCTGTCATGGGGAACTCCAGACCACGTCTCCTCAAGTCGTCATATACATATACCACCCCCGCCAGGGAGGGAGAGCTACGAAACGCATCAGCCCACGACtgagggtgggagggagaaCATATGACGAAATACAATGTGAATCAGTGTTCAATAACACAGTGCACAAGCCAAAACAAAGATTACATGTGAAAAGAACAAGAAGACAagaacagcaacagaaaaggTCCTTCAGCATTTACAGGCCTGACTCTATCTAATGTTATCAATTCTGCTAGTCTGCGGTTACACCAAACTGGCTATGACCATGCAGCATAGGAATGTTTGAAGATATTTAAATCACAAAGAACACTAAAGATAACAGTACTGAACGGGTCTGTAGTCCAACTTAAGTAAACTTTAAAAGCAGTGGGATGTCACCACACCACTGAAATCTCTCACAATACAGGTGAAGACACTGTCAGACCACTTAAAGCAAGCAAAATCAGTACAgactagagctgaaatgatcaacGGAAAATTGATCTACAACCATTTCAAtcatcaattcattgtttcagttgattttttaaaatcatcGGTTCCAgactctcaaatgtgaatattttcctcctcttctatGGTgctaaattgaatatatttggatttaggactgttggtcaggcaaaacaagcaatttgaaagTTTTGGTAAATGTCAAGTGGATTTTTCTGCTATTTTCTGGCATTCTATAGatatgattaatcgattaaaataaccagcagattaatcgataatggaAACTTTAGTTTCTATCATACTGCGCTCTGTAGGAGCAAGCGCATACCTGTACGAGGCTGAGCACCCTGTCATGGAGGGCAGTGGGGGGGTTGTATTTGGGCAGAATGGAACGGACCAAAACTCCCTCAACAAACTCCCTCGATGCCACCAGAACGTGGAAGCGATGGCCGCAGTTCTTCACACAGGCTTCAAGAACCTGTGTGAGACCAGTGATATAgtccacaaaataaaaaaaaaagtaaatgtaattcaCTCTGTGATTCAAGTTGCTCCAAAATAAAGCTTTTTCTCAAGAAGTCAATGTTGATTTAGCCGCTTGCGTAAGCATTACACACTGAAACCATCCCCTCTAGGCCACCGGCCAATCAGGGCAAGGGTCACACCCTGCATTCCTCAACTCATGAAAGACTGAATAAAACTTTTACATGCAGTGACCCACAGATGATTACTCACAGTGAGAGCCAACATGATCTCTCTGAAGTTCTTGTTTCCTACGATTCTCTTTTTAATAGCTTTGACTGCATCTCTTGGCCTGggaagaataaaaacacatttgcaccaGATGATCAGATTGTTTGTCCATCTtggtatttaaaatgtgaaaaaaagtaagtaagtgaCAGtaaaaattatacaaaaataaaacatggagaCCTACATACAGTGTACTAATTAGTCAGAGAGGGGGGGCAATATGCACCAGATGGGGACAGTTTGTGGTTTCTCAATGAAATCATGTTACTTATGACCCTACCCCTCATCCGTCTCGTTGATGATGTCACATATCTCCATGTTGAGCCCCCAGTCCTCTGACTGCAGAGAGCCGCTGGTCGCTCGCTCTGTCAAAAGAGAGGCAGTCAGGTGAAGTTACAGCCACGCCGTAATACTGAGATGGAATAGATAAATGTTGCAGTAACCAGAAGACTTTCTTGTGATATCACAATATCTGCAACATAATGGGAAGTCACGCTGGTCATTTCTAGCTGGTCTTTTCAGACAAAAATGGGTAGCATGATTCACATTTATAAAACACcacaagaaaagacaaaaatgtaaagGCAATAAATAAGGCATGTTGCCCACACGTGGATACATTCATATAGGAAAGGCGATCACCACATGATCATTTCTGGGTCAGCCTTTAAACGGTAGGTTTTAAAGGTtgactgttttctttgtatCCATGGATCTAAAGAGGAAAGTCTACACTGTACACAGTGTTGATACTTGAGGTTTCACTCCTGGCAATTTGACTTCAAACTATTAGTGTTGCAacaggctgtaaacacaacatgaacatattatcaccttataactTGTTGTGGTTAAGGTGTTAGTAACGgttgacacatccagcagacacagagcaataTCATTATTCATGTcgagttgtgtttctggccatctgacaaatgtaagtcTAATAATCTtggctctggtttggtcttggcaaactcctgagagaaatatctgtctctttagctgctaaatgctccactctgttcTCAAGCTAGacgctaactttgtctgtctgccgtttggtgctgagcaggtgcTGTACAGtcagtttttagagcttttttgctgaaaatagctgcctgctgtggccgATACTACACTATGAGCACTAAGAGTGTACCAAAATGGTAAAGTGGGCcgtaaaaagacaaaacaatgagctgaaagatgatAGAACACCACATAGAGCTGAGTGGTACCACAGAGTCtgatgataattctctgtgggtttatcACTCCAAGAGACACCTTTTatattacacacagtcatttgatccattgagATTTGATCCATTATCCATTATCCATAGACTTAAAGCAGGCTGTTAAAAATGTGCCGCAAGCAGGGAAGCTTgtggctgacccctcccaccctggacacaaACTGTTTCACAAACACCCTCCAGGACTAAAACCTCACACCATAAGAGCACTTTCTTTCCGTCTGCAGCTGGCCTCATCAACAAGGCCAGGGACCCCTACACTCCCAT
The sequence above is a segment of the Enoplosus armatus isolate fEnoArm2 chromosome 2, fEnoArm2.hap1, whole genome shotgun sequence genome. Coding sequences within it:
- the LOC139303502 gene encoding noggin-2-like — its product is MPRPFNCGVSLCWISVSVLLCGSAAFTSNITTQTQLLNVSVVQGKEDTGLDSPFLQLRASLLSYSQPIRPYTLLTNAEDYHYMPKPRHRRPSRLLRLLGSSFDLFWMSIERPSEASWGHGDGQPLLRGHSLPAKLPNYTPPRENVNLSAAPQLREAAANHRQKLEREAADLDLGSLPSHVASSVRDWLVRSATCGLSYQWVDLGPAFWPRWLRQTDCERSGGVQSCSFPVGMECVRAQTTHLEILAWHCLEIGEGGDGRTEMGTGEVMKRCIWRQVPYPVVTACTCSCK
- the LOC139292278 gene encoding target of Myb1 membrane trafficking protein-like, translated to MFSLGEKMEFLIGNPFSTPVGQRIERATSGSLQSEDWGLNMEICDIINETDEGPRDAVKAIKKRIVGNKNFREIMLALTVLEACVKNCGHRFHVLVASREFVEGVLVRSILPKYNPPTALHDRVLSLVQSWADAFRSSPSLAGVVYVYDDLRRRGLEFPMTDLDALSPIHTPNRSIPENGTPETTPVVAPSHQSQAPSSVPTPNTSPPVQPSEGPASLSGEQEQKLRSELALVKGNLTVMSEMLNELIPGHTQQDDTELLQQLYSVCKSMQTRVVELIPQLLDEGFIEELLVVNDDLNNAFIRYERFDRLNKAQITITQTSSATSPSLIDLSPEPSTLSQPAVIAATSQPAVSTWANQRQSPNHKEEEEEFDMFAQTRSSSLAEQRKSVRYEDPGAVEGLAGALDTRLQVTGGVPPAKNALRNDIDKWLSCDTEDQSSVSEGVSSEDFDKFLEDRAKEADHGTQAIRSVPSSTSRQPAQSTRQQDRSHDQLFSL